The Nicotiana tomentosiformis chromosome 2, ASM39032v3, whole genome shotgun sequence genome includes the window ATGGTTCTTGTTTTatgagtgagttgctctagtgacTATCCTTCCTAGACCCCACTAATGaaattatactaggttgttgttattattgttttatCGTATTGTGCATGAGTACATTAAGAGTCATTATTTatttctcttaataattaaaaatataactACACGAAATTTAAGACAAGTAGACAAATTTTACAAACAGATTGACAATAAGCTTCCGCAACACTCATTTCCATTATCCTCTGTGATAAGAGGAACCATAATACTATATGGTAGATGATGTGCGAAAAACCCCTTTATTCAAACATTACATGAAAATAAATAGACTAAAGCCACACATATAAAATCATATCTCTCTGACTAAGTCATAGTCCTCGCGATCCAAAAGAAGCCAAGTTCCATCTTCTTGTTGAACCATTCCTTTGTGCTTCTCAGTCCACCAAGCGGCAGGTATACAGTATTCATCTTTTAGCATGTCCCATATCCTGTTGACAAGTGCGAGATCACGATTCACCTCTAGTTTAAAACCTGCTAAAATTCCTATTCCTTGAGTTCCATCAATTCCATGCAAGTAACCCTCCAAATTATGCCTTGTGTGCGGGTCTCCTGGATTAAGCTTCAAATACGGGGATTTTGTGGTGTCAATTATTATTTCCTCCCCAACGTCTATATACCCGACGGGTGGGTATTTCGGAACAATGTCTAATAGGTTATGAATTCTTAGGATATGAAGATTTTTCAGTTTGGAAAAGGTCTTTTGAAAATTGAGATCCCCAACTTTAGGACTTGCGAATACAAAAGCTGTCACTGGAAACTCCTTGCCACTGCTCGTTTTGTTAATACCATTGAAAGCTATGTCAACTGCATTTAGGGTTGCAAGTGATGCACCTAAGCTATGGCCAGCAACTGTTATGCTAACCTCTTCATTTTTGTATTCCTCAACCAATCTTTTCACTTCTTCAAGAACCTGAAAACAAGAACATCAGAATGTAGACCTAGATTCTTAATTTGTTAATATCAGTCACtatgaaaattaaaattttatcatttaaattgtcACTATTAGAGTTGAAACGcaatataattaagtaattaatCGTGTGCTCTACAGCTTAAACTTTAGATGAAATATTCACTCGCTTCAACAATCAgaagtaaaaaataataattccaGAAAGAATAAAAACATGAAAGTATCAAGAAGTAAGAGATTAATATGCACCTGGTCTCTGGCACTAGCCTGATTAAACTTTGAACGTGGATCTTCTGATGTATAAATATTATAGAAGCCATGATGCACCAATGGCTTGAACAAAGGAAGTAAACCCCCATCACCAAATACTTTTGGTCCTGGAATAAGTAAAAATTCAAGGTCATTAACCCACTCCAGTGTCTGAATTGTTCCTCGCCAAGCAATTACAATATCCCTCCTTCCCAGTGCAACTTTACCCTCATCAGTAGCCACAGCAATATACCCCATAAAGTTTGATTCCTTACTCCATGCTTCCCTTGACAATGATTTAACAAGGAAAGCACTAGGAAGTGGAATGGATGAAGTTGCATAAAAGTATTTGGTTACTTTATAATTGAGTGGGTCAAGTCCAGCTCTAGTAAAAAGATTTTCCATCGAGTATCTGCTAGCTCCTGCATATTTGGATGCTTTCTCATCGATGAAGGTGTCATAAGTTACATGAGCTAATTCTCCATATTGAATGATGTATTTACGAAGATCAACATCCAATGGGTTTAAAAGCCCTTCCCAATTGTTTTTGCCACTAAGATGCTCCCATTTCTCAGCCATGCTAGCCATATAttgatctttttttcttttatatatacCTTTTACTCTCTTTGTTTTTTCTTGGTATGAGCTTATCATTTTGGCCATCAAGCTCGAACTTATATAGTGAAGCTAATTCATTTGTCTATAGGGTTTCACGTGCATGAAACATGTTCGTAATTCTTCCTTGTTAATAATTCACAATCTCAATGCCCAATAATTGAAATGACCAAGCAGTAGTGCTAATTATTAATTGTAATCATCTCCATACCTTCTAACTACCACCGTACCCTTTGTTCTACCCCGGCACTCGGACATTTGaatgaattttataattttataaatgTTTTTTTACAAAAATTGATACTCCATATATTAAAGGGTGCCACCGAAAAGCGACAAAATAATCTCGGATGCGTTGGATAAGCATGGGGATTCTTACTGTTTCTCACATGCAGAGCCAAAATTTCTTATCTCGTGTTCTCACATGGATCTGACTTTAAATTAGACTTTTATAATCATGACTTATTTTTACTTGTAAACTACTAGCATCATCTTGTATGCTAAAATTACAATCATCATTAAATGTGTATTATCCAAATAATGAAGATAGAAATACATTGCAAGAGTAGCAATGCTTCAAGGTGAATTTTCTCTTGGATTTATTATTTGTTGTCAATATTTTGCAACTATAGATTAGGAACCGGAGGCAACCTGGACAAGGGCTGATTATTTTTCGCAAATTGTTAAGTACTTCTCCATTATTTATCTATAAAAACAATCTTATACCCATAACTGAAATTAATTCGTGTGAGATATGAGTCGTATTGGGACTATTCTTTTTAATTGTGGTGGTGATAGGAGGGGTCATCTTATACTCATAATTGAAATCTTATACTCATAATTGAAATTAATTCTTTTTAATTGAAATTACGTATGCTCGAAAGTTCTTCTCTATAGCTTTGCGGTCAGCGTCGTTGTATTCCTTCCTTGTTTTGGGAACTGTCACTGCTAGTTCGCCAGTGGTCTTCATAGGGACGAAGGGTCCATCGCAGATAACGTCCCAAAGCtctgaatcttcagccatgataaaatcatgcatccttgtcttccaccatccgtagtattggccattgaatcttggtggtctgtaggtAGATTGacattcttcaaagtttggtggagcaaccatgaggatcctttctaggtgttagcctgaaAGAAAGAGCCctctctaataccaattgatagaaacttaggttccaccaaactgtatagaaaacaaggttctctatcagttcctaCAGAACACACACaaagagataagtaaatgacataacagagttttacgtgaaaaactccatGCTCACGGGAGTAAAAATCatgacctacactcgtaggattttaaCTTCACTAAACGAGCAACTTTaaattacaacctattgtaacctaggaattaaactcttaatccctcactcacttgtaataactctattacaagactcacttgtaataactctattacaaagctcacaactcgactaactctagccaagacacaaacacaaggtttatggtttTATAATTGATTTCCTACACAACTGCTTctagctaagctaagtaggaattacaagtaaatcaccCTAACAAAGGTGCAACATAACTAGGGACATATAATAACAAAATGCTGGAAACTagtccttcgttatgttgttctttgttcttgaatcCTGGAAGTCACTTGCAAGATGGCAACATACTTGAGAGAAGATTTTTCTTAATTCTGGGATGTGCAAGCATTGTTCTATTCATTGCTTCATGTTAATAATATCcaagtgatgtcacttggatGATGCAAGCAATATCTGGTACAAGGCATGCCCTAGAAGGTGGTTGCTGCATTGGTCATACTGTTGCGTATGTGCAGAGGAACAGTTGCACCAACTTTACAGCTGTGAGCGGGTTACTGGTACAGTCAGCAAGGGAACTGATATCCATCTGTTCCCTATGTCATCTTTTTGACTCAGATTGTTGGAACTTGTGTCTGACTTGATACTTGTTGTTCTTGAGCACTTTTAGGATGTGTAATATGTTCCCCATCTGGTTCtcatcattaagtttgttagatcatcaaaacataacagggcatataacctatcaatttccccatttttaatgatgacaaacttataatagAAGTTCCCCCTGAGAATAGAGAACCAAAGAACCAAAGAACCAAAGTACTATAGTATGTTATGTATTCGCCCTGAAACTATTCCCCTCTCAATTTATCTTcctccttttggcatcataaaaagagtAGTTACAATTAATAAGCAAAAAAGAAGTCTAGCatggttaactcatgccacatgtgtgcacaTATATATGACTAAGAACTGAGCATAAGAGCAAAGCATGCATAGCAAAAGGATGGGATATTCATTAATTGAAAAGGGAGCAGAATTAGCAGTACCAATTATTACATAACGATCCACAAAatgaaacaaaagaaaaagtaCCAGCCATTAAACATATCAAAACAAAAGGACCAAAACAGAGGACAAACAACTTTGAACTGGACACGGGGAAGGGGACGATTTTAAGGAGCACTGGAAGGGGAGGCAAGGATGAAGAGGCAAAAGTTCGAAGGAGAATATCCATTATGGCATTTGTAAACATTTGCTCGTTGAGAAATGGCTCCTTCAAGTCCTCGACATATTTCTTGAGATCTGCATTTTCTTTAGATAGACAGACAACCTCTGTGCCTTGTGCACTGCTGAAACCAGGTGTCTCCTGAGCCTGACTAAGTTGTCCCTCAAGAATAACATTATGCGCCTTCAACTTCCTTATCTCTTCATTTGTAGCATTCTGAGCCTCAATCAGTTGAGAGATAATGGAATTGTTGTCGACCCCTCCTTTCTTATCAATGCACTTACACTCTTCTAAGGTGGTCTTGGAGAAGGTTTGCTTGCGGGTACCCACTGTAGCTTTTCCCAAAGGGACTTTGAAGAAGTTAAATACCTTAGCGAGTAATAACCCGT containing:
- the LOC104111342 gene encoding phospholipase A1-IIgamma-like; the encoded protein is MASMAEKWEHLSGKNNWEGLLNPLDVDLRKYIIQYGELAHVTYDTFIDEKASKYAGASRYSMENLFTRAGLDPLNYKVTKYFYATSSIPLPSAFLVKSLSREAWSKESNFMGYIAVATDEGKVALGRRDIVIAWRGTIQTLEWVNDLEFLLIPGPKVFGDGGLLPLFKPLVHHGFYNIYTSEDPRSKFNQASARDQVLEEVKRLVEEYKNEEVSITVAGHSLGASLATLNAVDIAFNGINKTSSGKEFPVTAFVFASPKVGDLNFQKTFSKLKNLHILRIHNLLDIVPKYPPVGYIDVGEEIIIDTTKSPYLKLNPGDPHTRHNLEGYLHGIDGTQGIGILAGFKLEVNRDLALVNRIWDMLKDEYCIPAAWWTEKHKGMVQQEDGTWLLLDREDYDLVREI